One region of Budorcas taxicolor isolate Tak-1 chromosome 3, Takin1.1, whole genome shotgun sequence genomic DNA includes:
- the PPCS gene encoding phosphopantothenate--cysteine ligase, giving the protein MAAVDLVAEFPQPAGAARWAEVMARFAARLGAQGRRVVLVTSGGTKVPLEARPVRFLDNFSSGRRGASSAEAFLVAGYGVLFLYRARSAFPFAHRYPPQTWLSVLRPSSQAPSGLLSLEAEEKALPGFAAALRSYQEAEAAGTFLAIEFTTLADYLHLLQAAAQALNPLGSSAMFYLAAAVSDFYVPASEMPEHKIQSSGGPLQITMKMVPKMLSPLVKDWAPKAFIISFKLETDPSIIIDRARNALEVYRHQVVVANILDSRRSSVVIITKDSETKLLLSEEEVEKGIEIEEKIVDDLQSRHTAFIHDKN; this is encoded by the exons ATGGCGGCCGTGGACCTGGTTGCCGAGTTTCCCCAGCCGGCCGGTGCTGCGCGCTGGGCAGAGGTTATGGCTCGCTTCGCCGCCCGGTTGGGCGCGCAGGGCCGACGAGTGGTGTTGGTCACCTCCGGCGGCACCAAGGTCCCTCTGGAAGCCCGGCCTGTGCGCTTCCTGGACAACTTCAGCAGTGGGCGGCGCGGTGCTAGCTCGGCCGAAGCCTTCTTGGTCGCGGGCTACGGGGTTCTGTTCCTGTACCGCGCGCGCTCTGCCTTCCCCTTTGCCCACCGCTACCCGCCCCAGACCTGGCTGTCTGTTCTGCGGCCCTCCAGCCAAGCGCCTTCGGGCTTGCTGAGCCTGGAGGCGGAGGAAAAAGCACTCCCGGGCTTCGCCGCAGCTCTGCGGAGCTACCAGGAAGCTGAGGCTGCCGGCACCTTTCTGGCCATAGAGTTCACCACTTTGGCAGACTATTTGCATTTGCTGCAGGCTGCAGCCCAGGCTCTCAACCCACTAG GTTCTTCTGCGATGTTTTACCTGGCTGCGGCCGTGTCAGATTTCTATGTTCCTGCTTCTGAAATGCCTGAACACAAGATCCAGTCATCTGGGGGCCCACTGCAG ATAACAATGAAGATGGTGCCAAAAATGCTTTCTCCTTTGGTTAAAGACTGGGCTCCCAAAGCATTTATAATTTCCTTTAAGTTGGAGACTGACCCCTCCATCATAATTGATCGTGCACGGAATGCTTTAGAAGTTTATCGACATCAAGTGGTGGTGGCTAATATCCTTGATTCACGGCGATCTTCTGTGGTTATTATAACCAAAGACTCAGAAACCAAGTTGCTGTTATCAGAGGAAGAAGTAGAGAAAGGCATAGAGATAGAAGAGAAGATAGTGGATGATCTTCAGTCTCGACATACTGCTTTTATACATGACAAAAACTGA